In Zobellia roscoffensis, the following are encoded in one genomic region:
- a CDS encoding RagB/SusD family nutrient uptake outer membrane protein, whose protein sequence is MKNKIFIIGIIAIIAGIYSCDNDVLDRKPLDKISDEEVWQSESLMQGYVIDLYDRFPSFAFEDYFEYSDEGTGSSGNSNPITQGTMSKGNVPNDLEYWDYEYIRDCNTFLENVTEAPIAEEVKAQLEGEVTTMRAVAYFEMAKRYGGVPIVTEVIDPFGEINEELKERNTEVEVYDFIDTELTRAITLLENSESQTPTARINKWATLAFQARANLWAASIAKYGSVQLNGIVGVPENRADDFFQKAATAANTVLTTGPYELYSGKEDKAQNYQYIFLEEGNSEIMFAKEFNGVEVRHDWDHWKAPPRFASGQGARCNPTLDFILKYENVDGSTTDYTQFFNEDNLYTDGWDLFKDKDPRLNATVLFQGSFFVDDQIQTYEGIDTGNTPDPSNIVNNPSLSYEGVKQVGVDSRLVVGDDKTTNSGFLVRKWCDEPNLPVPASQSQVDWTIMRLAEVYLTKAEAEFQLGNTAQAVTALNATRERAGISLVDESTINIEKIQTEWMAEFAFENKRFWDLRRWRIADDVLNNQFNGLKIIWHYDSNQYYFLPLLAETFNRVFRQEHYYLPITNEMLNNNPLLEQNPLY, encoded by the coding sequence ATGAAAAATAAGATATTTATAATAGGAATTATTGCCATTATAGCAGGAATCTATAGTTGCGACAATGATGTTCTTGACCGTAAGCCTCTCGATAAGATCTCAGACGAGGAAGTTTGGCAGAGTGAGTCTCTCATGCAGGGATACGTTATCGATCTTTATGATAGATTCCCTTCTTTTGCCTTTGAAGATTATTTTGAATACTCTGATGAAGGTACGGGCAGCAGTGGAAACAGCAACCCAATTACTCAAGGAACAATGTCTAAAGGAAATGTGCCCAACGATCTTGAATATTGGGATTATGAGTACATCAGAGACTGCAACACTTTTCTTGAAAATGTAACTGAAGCACCTATTGCAGAAGAAGTTAAAGCTCAATTAGAAGGAGAAGTCACAACTATGCGTGCAGTTGCATATTTCGAAATGGCAAAACGGTATGGTGGTGTTCCCATAGTAACCGAAGTAATTGATCCTTTCGGAGAAATAAATGAAGAACTAAAAGAAAGAAATACCGAAGTTGAAGTTTATGATTTTATAGATACTGAACTCACAAGAGCGATTACGTTACTTGAAAATAGTGAAAGTCAAACACCAACAGCACGCATAAATAAGTGGGCAACATTGGCCTTTCAAGCGAGAGCGAACCTTTGGGCAGCTTCTATTGCAAAATATGGTTCCGTACAACTTAATGGAATTGTTGGTGTGCCAGAAAATAGAGCAGATGATTTTTTCCAAAAAGCAGCTACAGCAGCAAACACGGTATTAACTACTGGTCCGTATGAGCTCTATTCCGGCAAGGAGGACAAAGCTCAGAACTACCAATACATATTTTTAGAAGAAGGCAATAGCGAAATAATGTTTGCCAAAGAATTTAATGGTGTTGAGGTAAGACATGATTGGGATCATTGGAAAGCACCTCCACGATTTGCCAGTGGGCAAGGAGCCAGATGTAATCCAACTCTAGACTTTATTTTAAAATATGAAAATGTGGACGGCTCTACCACTGATTACACTCAATTTTTTAACGAAGACAATCTATATACAGATGGATGGGACCTATTTAAAGACAAAGACCCTCGCTTAAATGCAACTGTTCTCTTTCAGGGTTCATTCTTTGTAGATGATCAAATTCAAACTTACGAAGGTATTGATACCGGAAATACCCCAGACCCATCCAATATTGTAAACAATCCTAGTCTAAGTTATGAAGGGGTAAAGCAAGTAGGTGTTGATTCTAGATTAGTAGTTGGTGATGACAAAACTACCAACTCAGGTTTCTTAGTGCGCAAATGGTGTGATGAACCCAACTTACCCGTACCGGCTAGTCAAAGCCAAGTAGATTGGACAATTATGAGATTGGCCGAAGTATATCTCACCAAGGCCGAAGCAGAATTTCAACTCGGTAATACAGCGCAAGCAGTTACAGCACTAAATGCCACCAGAGAAAGAGCAGGCATTAGTCTTGTTGACGAGAGCACCATAAACATAGAAAAAATACAGACCGAATGGATGGCAGAATTTGCTTTTGAAAATAAGCGCTTCTGGGATTTGAGAAGATGGCGCATTGCAGATGACGTATTGAACAACCAATTTAATGGGCTTAAAATCATATGGCATTACGACTCCAATCAGTACTATTTTCTTCCTTTATTGGCGGAAACTTTTAACCGTGTTTTTAGACAAGAACATTATTACCTTCCCATAACGAACGAGATGCTAAACAACAATCCGTTGTTGGAACAAAACCCATTATACTAA